DNA from Nocardioides yefusunii:
GTAGTACGCCGAGACGGTGGTGCCCTGGGAGTGTCCCACGAGGTTGACCTTCGTCGCGCCGGTGGAGGCGAGCACCTTGTCGACGATTCCGCTGACCTCGGCTGCGCTGTCCCTCATGGACTTGAATCCGGGCAGGATGTTGACGCCGTACGTGGGGGTGTAGACGCAGAAACCGTCGGCCGCGATCAACGGGGCCTTCGAGAACCAGTTGATCGCGCTCGGTGCGCCGAGACCGTGCAGCATGATCACCGGGTCCTTGCCCGGCGTGGCCTTGCACGACCAGTTGTTGACGCCGCTGGTCGCGGCCTGGGCCGACGAAGCGCCCACCACGACGGCGCTGAACGCCAGCGCCAGGCTCAGTGCTGCGGTGGTGGTTCTCTTCCAGAAGTGCCTGCGCATTGCCGCTCCCTCACGAATCTCTCTCGACCGATGCAAACCGGGGTGAGCCCCGTCACGTTCCTCTATCGTCGGCGCTTTGGAGCGGGGCGGTCATAGGACCTCACCCAGACTTCATGAGGGGGAGTTGTGACGGCAGCACAAGAGCGGCCCATGGAGTTGAGGTTCGGCGGTGTGGAGGTGGGGGTGCTCCTCGCACGGCGCAGACGCGATCTCAACGCCCGTGTCCTCGCCGGCCTCGCCGAGGAGATCCTCACCTACCGCGAGATGCCGGAGGAGGCGCTCAACCTCGACATCGTCCGCGCGATCACGTTGGCCCTCGACCTCTTCCTGGACTCCCTCGCCCGGGGCCGGCTCCCGGTGGGTGAGGAATGGGCGGACCTGAGCGAGTCAGCGGCGCGGCGGGCTGAGGAAGGGGTCCCGCTCGCTGCGGTGCTCGCTGCCTACCACGTCGGAACTCGTCTGATCTTCGAGGACGTCGTGCCGCTCGCGATCCCCGGTGATGAGCCCCAGGTGGCTGCCGCGTCGGTGCTGGCGATGCGGTTCCTGGCGGCGGCCTCGGAGATCGTCGCGGATCGCTATCTGGAGGAGCGCGTCGCGATCACCGACGCCGATGCCGATCTGTCCGCCGAACGACTGCGCCGCGTCCTGGACGGCGATCCCCGACCTGAGGACGCTGCCCCGGCCCACCTGGTCCTGCGACTCGCACTGGGCGAGCATCCCGACGAAGCAGGGGAGGGGCTGAGCGTCGAGATCGCGGCCCGCCGCAAACTGCGTCGTCTCCGTGCTCGGCTGCGCGAGGAGGACGACCACGTCCTCGGCACGATGACCGGCGACGGCGGTCTGCTGGTGCTGCTGGTCCGCGACGGTGACCTGGCAACTGCAGCCGCACGCGTGCCGGCGCTGGTGGCTCGTCTCGAGGCGGCAGCCCAGGCGCCGCTGTACGTCGCGTGCACCGTCGCCCCGGCCACCACGACGGTGGCCTCCGCGGCCGAGATCGCCGAAGAACTCCTGCAGTTGGTGATCCGGCTGGGCCGCCCGCCGGGCACCTACCGGATCGAGGACGTGGTGGTCGAGTACCAGATGACCCGGCCGGGGGCCGCGCGGTCGCTGCTCGCGGAGACCGTCGCCCCGGTGGCGGGTCGCCCCGAACTCTTCGAGACGCTCCGGATCTTCCTCCGGACGGGCCAGGACCGACGCGCCACGGCGGCTCGGCTGCACGTGCACCCCAACACCGTCGACTACCGACTCAACCGGGTCACCCAGATGTTGGGCATCGAGGTCACCGAGAGCCGCAACGTCGTGACCTTGGTCGGGGCGATGCTGGCGCACGGTGCCGAACAGGGTCGTGAGCAGG
Protein-coding regions in this window:
- a CDS encoding PucR family transcriptional regulator, yielding MELRFGGVEVGVLLARRRRDLNARVLAGLAEEILTYREMPEEALNLDIVRAITLALDLFLDSLARGRLPVGEEWADLSESAARRAEEGVPLAAVLAAYHVGTRLIFEDVVPLAIPGDEPQVAAASVLAMRFLAAASEIVADRYLEERVAITDADADLSAERLRRVLDGDPRPEDAAPAHLVLRLALGEHPDEAGEGLSVEIAARRKLRRLRARLREEDDHVLGTMTGDGGLLVLLVRDGDLATAAARVPALVARLEAAAQAPLYVACTVAPATTTVASAAEIAEELLQLVIRLGRPPGTYRIEDVVVEYQMTRPGAARSLLAETVAPVAGRPELFETLRIFLRTGQDRRATAARLHVHPNTVDYRLNRVTQMLGIEVTESRNVVTLVGAMLAHGAEQGREQDGE